In a single window of the Natronosalvus caseinilyticus genome:
- a CDS encoding ABC transporter substrate-binding protein encodes MSQRTRRQLLTAVGTGSGIALAGCVGGGNGDGNGGNGGNGDNGNGGNGGGGGTLTFVDVEDPENLDPHVVDTTSDVSFLAFPGNAYETLLGFPGEGGELEPWLATEVPSDDNGLVSDDGLTYEFPLREGVEFHTGGEMTADDVVFSIERAQTIGLSPDVGQLDRIESVEADGDYTVVLTLSEQFAPFLTNVVTRPAMAVVSQEAVEENGGVQEGQRNDWMVQNTAGTGPYEAGEWNQGERIEWIAFDNYWDDQYPNIDRIVQQAVPEIGTRASMIERGDALVAEAPAAELSNVEGTPNAEFFFSPLFDPAHITFNFDIPYDLDNMPDEDTVDSDFFQDPNVRRAFGFAFDYDTYIEQIWNGHATRMKQYHFEGMLGYDENAPNFEYDPEQAEELLREAGYWDGGFTITCFDEGIPEFSEGNLLLKDNLEALNDNITIRVESITESQMTERHTAEQFQFPMEFHGFLPQGPDPDPYYRAIHMENGSVGSRSRAYEHVDSSILDKIEAAANEPDQEDRAEIYTELQQQCFEDPAVLALTQEEGMVMHNGCVEPVWNPAWLRWHMKHWTADGC; translated from the coding sequence ATGTCCCAGAGGACACGACGGCAGTTACTCACAGCAGTGGGCACAGGCAGTGGTATCGCACTCGCAGGTTGCGTCGGGGGTGGGAATGGCGACGGCAACGGCGGCAACGGGGGTAATGGCGACAACGGCAATGGTGGTAACGGCGGTGGAGGCGGTACGCTGACGTTCGTCGACGTCGAGGATCCCGAGAATCTCGACCCACACGTCGTCGACACGACGAGCGACGTCTCGTTCCTCGCGTTCCCCGGAAACGCCTACGAAACGCTCCTCGGGTTTCCTGGGGAAGGTGGCGAACTCGAGCCGTGGCTCGCGACGGAGGTTCCGTCCGACGACAACGGGTTAGTTTCCGACGACGGGTTGACCTACGAGTTCCCACTGCGAGAGGGCGTCGAGTTTCACACCGGCGGCGAAATGACGGCTGACGACGTAGTGTTCTCCATCGAGCGCGCACAGACGATCGGCCTCAGCCCCGACGTCGGGCAACTGGACCGAATCGAGTCAGTTGAGGCCGACGGCGACTACACGGTCGTCCTCACACTCTCTGAGCAGTTCGCCCCGTTCCTGACGAACGTCGTGACGCGACCGGCGATGGCCGTCGTTAGCCAGGAGGCGGTCGAGGAAAACGGCGGCGTACAGGAGGGTCAGCGGAACGACTGGATGGTGCAGAACACGGCCGGGACGGGACCGTACGAAGCCGGCGAGTGGAACCAGGGTGAACGCATCGAGTGGATTGCCTTCGACAACTACTGGGACGACCAGTACCCGAACATTGATCGGATCGTCCAGCAGGCGGTCCCCGAGATCGGCACCCGGGCATCGATGATCGAACGGGGCGATGCTCTCGTCGCCGAGGCGCCCGCGGCGGAACTCAGCAACGTCGAGGGGACGCCGAACGCCGAGTTCTTCTTCAGTCCCCTGTTCGACCCGGCCCACATCACGTTCAACTTCGACATTCCGTACGACCTCGACAATATGCCCGACGAGGACACCGTCGACTCGGACTTCTTCCAAGATCCGAACGTCCGGCGGGCCTTCGGGTTCGCGTTCGACTACGACACGTACATCGAACAGATCTGGAACGGCCACGCGACGCGCATGAAACAGTACCACTTCGAGGGAATGCTCGGTTACGACGAGAACGCGCCGAACTTCGAGTACGACCCAGAGCAAGCCGAAGAACTCCTTCGTGAGGCAGGGTACTGGGACGGTGGGTTCACCATCACGTGTTTCGATGAGGGTATCCCGGAGTTCTCCGAGGGCAACTTGCTGCTCAAGGACAACCTCGAGGCGCTCAACGACAACATCACGATCCGAGTCGAATCTATCACGGAGTCGCAGATGACGGAGCGTCACACCGCCGAGCAGTTCCAGTTCCCGATGGAGTTCCACGGCTTCCTGCCCCAGGGTCCCGACCCCGATCCGTACTACCGGGCGATTCACATGGAGAACGGATCCGTCGGCTCGCGCAGCAGGGCGTACGAACACGTCGACTCGAGCATCCTCGACAAAATCGAGGCGGCGGCCAACGAACCGGACCAGGAGGATCGAGCCGAGATCTACACCGAACTGCAGCAGCAGTGCTTCGAGGATCCGGCGGTGCTCGCGCTCACTCAGGAGGAGGGGATGGTCATGCACAACGGCTGCGTGGAACCCGTGTGGAACCCAGCGTGGCTTCGCTGGCATATGAAACACTGGACTGCAGACGGCTGCTGA
- a CDS encoding alpha/beta hydrolase family protein — MSEETLERGESFVTESLTNWTPRFVANGIDYNDMARLETAIDDWSEWLGAFQRVGREYETLGDEARDRGDEESAGDHYTRAAMYYHFGSHVWHEDDDRSRDVHADAVDVFRRGAELLEPTFERIEAPYDAGGFDVPANLRTPVGSEGAPLVVLIPGLDSIKEELSTYAAEFHDRGLATVAVDGAGQGETWHEQGMTPEYPALVGSVLDELERRDPDSVDTSRIGIYGVSLGGFYAPYVAANEDRIDACVGISGPFTVGPVSTRGGGLLAEQFAWACKTDSLIEVDEITEQLTLSRDIENLTVPTLVATGANDVIIHPRQSERIARRAPNGEFLLYDEGNHVCNNIPHKYRPRTADWLRAHLE, encoded by the coding sequence ATGTCGGAGGAGACACTCGAGCGAGGGGAATCGTTCGTCACGGAATCGCTGACCAACTGGACGCCCCGGTTCGTCGCGAACGGCATCGACTACAACGACATGGCGCGACTCGAGACCGCAATCGACGACTGGAGCGAATGGCTCGGTGCCTTCCAGCGCGTCGGTCGAGAGTACGAGACCCTCGGCGACGAGGCGCGCGACCGTGGGGACGAGGAGAGCGCCGGAGATCACTACACCCGGGCGGCGATGTACTACCACTTCGGCTCGCACGTCTGGCACGAGGACGACGACCGGAGCCGCGACGTCCACGCGGACGCCGTCGACGTGTTCAGGCGCGGTGCCGAGCTGCTCGAACCGACGTTCGAACGCATCGAGGCGCCGTACGACGCCGGTGGGTTCGACGTCCCGGCCAACCTCCGAACGCCGGTGGGAAGCGAGGGCGCGCCGCTCGTGGTCCTGATCCCTGGCCTGGACTCGATCAAGGAGGAACTCTCGACGTACGCCGCCGAGTTCCACGACCGCGGGCTCGCGACGGTCGCCGTCGACGGCGCCGGCCAGGGCGAGACCTGGCACGAACAGGGCATGACGCCCGAGTATCCAGCGCTCGTCGGAAGCGTGCTCGACGAACTCGAGCGCCGAGATCCCGACAGCGTCGACACGTCGCGGATCGGCATCTACGGCGTTTCACTCGGCGGGTTCTACGCCCCGTACGTCGCGGCCAACGAAGATCGGATCGACGCCTGTGTCGGCATCTCCGGCCCGTTCACTGTCGGTCCCGTCAGTACGAGAGGTGGCGGACTCCTCGCCGAGCAGTTCGCGTGGGCCTGCAAGACCGACTCGCTCATCGAGGTCGACGAGATCACCGAGCAACTCACGCTCAGTCGAGACATCGAGAACCTCACCGTGCCGACGCTCGTCGCCACTGGCGCGAACGACGTGATCATTCACCCACGCCAGTCGGAACGAATCGCCAGGCGGGCGCCCAACGGCGAGTTCCTGCTCTACGACGAGGGCAATCACGTCTGTAACAACATTCCGCACAAGTATCGACCGCGGACGGCCGACTGGTTGCGCGCTCACCTCGAGTAG
- a CDS encoding ABC transporter ATP-binding protein: MSTEERVTGTATTDAPSESRPLIGRVEDLHLHFDTNRGVVKALDGVSFDVYEGETLALVGETGCGKTITARSFMQLVPTPPGRYVSGRVLFRTTEDCAACGGTGCEECFGEGKAFEDLLERTPGEMQQLRGKRISMVFQDPDTALNPSLRIFDQIAESILSHHGEEVMRAAGVAPENVNAAMYYVLENQCSNERSVVKSLLSEIPPLRKHKKAIRAELRDRVVEILNDTNIPNPPEVIKKYPHELSGGMKQRVMIAMGLVSKPDLLICDEPTTALDVTIQSRVLDLMNDLKEKYNTSLIYITHDLTLVEDIADRVAVMYAGSIAEIGTVDQVYNNAMHPYTWGLLNSIPNEANLGQELRGIGGSIPDLTQPPTGCRFCTRCPEEMDHCSTTVPPIVEQEPGHRASCHLYPEEQHQVVREAYDPMEETDEH, from the coding sequence ATGAGTACCGAAGAACGCGTTACCGGGACGGCCACGACCGACGCCCCTAGCGAGTCGAGACCGCTGATCGGCCGCGTCGAGGATTTGCACCTGCACTTCGACACGAATCGCGGCGTCGTCAAGGCGCTCGACGGCGTGTCGTTCGACGTCTACGAGGGGGAAACGCTCGCTCTGGTCGGCGAGACCGGCTGCGGAAAAACGATCACCGCGCGAAGTTTCATGCAACTCGTTCCGACGCCTCCAGGACGATACGTCTCGGGACGAGTTCTCTTTCGAACCACCGAGGACTGCGCCGCCTGTGGGGGCACTGGCTGCGAGGAGTGTTTCGGGGAAGGGAAGGCGTTTGAAGACCTCCTCGAGCGGACTCCAGGAGAGATGCAACAGCTTCGCGGGAAGCGCATCTCCATGGTGTTCCAAGATCCGGACACCGCGCTCAATCCGTCGCTACGAATTTTCGATCAGATCGCCGAGAGCATCCTCTCTCACCACGGCGAAGAGGTGATGCGAGCGGCGGGCGTCGCCCCGGAGAACGTCAACGCCGCGATGTACTACGTCCTCGAGAACCAGTGTTCGAACGAGCGGTCGGTCGTCAAATCGCTGTTGAGCGAAATTCCGCCCCTGCGAAAACACAAGAAAGCGATCCGGGCTGAGCTCCGTGACCGTGTCGTCGAGATTCTGAACGACACCAACATTCCGAATCCCCCGGAGGTCATCAAGAAGTATCCACACGAACTCTCCGGCGGGATGAAACAGCGTGTGATGATCGCGATGGGACTCGTTTCCAAGCCGGACCTGCTGATCTGTGACGAGCCGACGACCGCGCTCGACGTAACGATCCAGTCGCGCGTGCTGGACCTGATGAACGACCTCAAGGAGAAGTACAACACCAGTCTCATCTACATCACGCACGACCTGACGCTCGTCGAAGACATCGCCGATCGAGTGGCCGTGATGTACGCCGGTTCGATCGCCGAGATCGGAACGGTCGATCAGGTGTACAACAACGCGATGCACCCCTACACGTGGGGGCTGCTCAACTCAATCCCGAACGAGGCGAACCTCGGCCAGGAGCTCCGGGGAATCGGCGGATCCATCCCCGATCTGACGCAGCCGCCGACTGGGTGCCGGTTCTGCACCCGTTGCCCCGAGGAGATGGACCACTGCTCGACCACGGTTCCACCAATCGTCGAACAGGAACCGGGGCACCGAGCGAGTTGTCACCTGTATCCCGAAGAGCAACACCAGGTCGTCAGGGAGGCGTACGATCCAATGGAGGAGACCGATGAGCACTAG
- a CDS encoding universal stress protein gives MHRALLVVDPIDPTKQFVKEAGEIVDAVGAELLLLHVTSESEYNETQKALNDLNTSEGGSYGVSQAEAGAKQLAEEVGRDVFGANGPSFESVGRVGDTSSQVLKVAEDRECDHIFIAGRKRSPSGKAIFGDTAQRVILNSNVPVTVTTYED, from the coding sequence ATGCACCGAGCACTACTCGTCGTCGACCCGATCGACCCGACCAAGCAGTTCGTCAAAGAGGCCGGTGAAATCGTAGACGCGGTAGGAGCCGAGCTCCTCCTCCTCCACGTCACGAGCGAATCGGAGTACAACGAGACACAGAAGGCGTTAAACGACCTCAATACCAGCGAAGGTGGCTCGTACGGCGTTTCCCAGGCCGAAGCCGGGGCGAAGCAACTCGCCGAGGAGGTCGGTCGGGACGTGTTCGGCGCCAACGGCCCGTCCTTCGAGTCCGTCGGGCGCGTCGGTGACACGTCGTCGCAGGTGCTCAAGGTAGCGGAAGACCGCGAGTGCGACCACATCTTCATCGCCGGTCGCAAACGCTCACCGAGTGGGAAGGCGATTTTCGGCGACACGGCACAGCGCGTCATCCTGAATTCGAACGTGCCCGTCACGGTGACGACGTACGAAGACTGA
- a CDS encoding MFS transporter — MRVRQLRPSVPREVELTVALVSGSHAINHLYLVLLPPIFGILAGEFDVGLATLGLAVGTQGAFNMVFQLPFGYVSDNHSRLLALCSGLGLASVGVLVTAFALTIEWVFVGQAILGIGIAAHHPAHFPMLSAATSSENRGRVFSIHSFSGNIGYAAAPTLIVALTRLNGVTWRAVFVFAAVLGAGYGLLCLLVFGRYVGSTITRREETGGGDSSDASLADETRHATARERVRNGLESLTTSPAIVALAVLALVTGIANWGIRSYAVVLLTDGYGLDLGLANVLYTAMFVVTAIIILVGGDLADRISAESILLTSYGGLLVAALVVGSFLLPPLLAGVAVILAGGSIGFGGPARSKLTDKLSAQADLGTNFAVITVGITLAGSVAPPAFGVIIDHTSFSTAFLVIGSVGAVCIALTLAILQRYGTGFERESPIEAD, encoded by the coding sequence ATGCGCGTTCGCCAGCTCCGTCCGTCCGTCCCTCGAGAGGTCGAACTCACGGTCGCGCTCGTGAGCGGGTCACACGCGATCAATCACCTGTATCTGGTCTTGTTGCCGCCAATTTTCGGCATCCTCGCTGGCGAGTTCGACGTGGGGCTCGCGACGCTCGGCCTCGCCGTCGGCACGCAGGGCGCGTTCAACATGGTGTTCCAGCTTCCCTTCGGCTACGTGTCGGACAATCACAGCCGACTGCTGGCACTATGTTCGGGGCTCGGGCTGGCATCGGTCGGCGTCCTGGTGACCGCGTTCGCGCTGACGATCGAGTGGGTGTTCGTCGGACAGGCGATACTCGGCATCGGCATCGCGGCCCACCACCCGGCGCACTTCCCGATGCTCTCGGCGGCGACCAGCAGCGAGAACCGCGGGCGCGTGTTCAGCATCCACAGTTTTTCGGGAAATATCGGCTACGCCGCGGCCCCGACACTCATCGTCGCGCTTACACGCCTCAACGGGGTCACCTGGCGGGCCGTCTTCGTCTTTGCCGCCGTCCTCGGCGCCGGATACGGACTGCTCTGTTTGCTCGTCTTCGGCCGGTACGTCGGGTCGACGATTACGCGCAGGGAGGAGACCGGTGGCGGCGACTCGTCCGACGCTTCCCTAGCGGACGAAACACGTCACGCGACGGCTCGAGAACGCGTTCGCAACGGCCTCGAGTCGTTGACCACCTCCCCCGCCATCGTCGCCCTGGCGGTCCTCGCGCTCGTGACCGGCATCGCGAACTGGGGCATCCGCTCGTACGCCGTCGTGTTGCTCACCGACGGGTACGGACTCGACCTCGGCCTTGCGAACGTGCTGTACACCGCGATGTTCGTCGTGACGGCGATCATCATCCTCGTCGGCGGTGACCTCGCCGATCGGATTTCGGCGGAGTCGATCCTGCTCACGAGTTACGGCGGGTTGCTCGTCGCCGCACTCGTGGTCGGGTCGTTCCTCCTGCCTCCCTTGCTGGCGGGCGTCGCGGTGATCCTCGCTGGCGGGAGCATCGGATTTGGTGGCCCGGCCCGATCGAAACTGACGGACAAACTGTCCGCACAGGCCGACCTCGGAACGAACTTCGCCGTCATCACCGTCGGAATCACGCTTGCGGGAAGCGTCGCACCGCCGGCGTTCGGTGTCATCATCGATCACACCAGTTTTTCGACGGCGTTTCTCGTTATCGGCAGCGTCGGGGCGGTCTGCATCGCGTTGACGCTGGCTATCCTGCAACGCTACGGCACCGGGTTCGAGCGGGAATCCCCGATCGAGGCTGATTAG
- a CDS encoding ABC transporter permease, with product MDRVRSVFEEMIENPLTLIGVIVVVSFILLALFTPLLFPAQGQDAYQMPRDWQNAEEPPLSEGHLLGTTQTGGDVLYGIAWGSRLSIGLSIAVVTVTAFIGTIVGGVAGFVGGWVDDLLMRVVDALIAIPPLIFALAFVVAVGPAYQNIAIALMVMMWGSYARIIRGEVIHVKNNEYVDAARVAGVSELSLFVRDVLPNAIPPIFVQSTLYFGRVVLIAASLAFIGLAQPGITEWGVMISNGQSDLVAGRWWTSVFPGIAIFLWAFGWNMIGDGLRDVLDPRALSE from the coding sequence ATGGACCGAGTGCGGTCCGTCTTCGAGGAGATGATCGAGAATCCACTGACCCTGATCGGGGTCATCGTGGTCGTCAGTTTCATCCTCCTCGCGCTGTTCACGCCGCTGCTGTTCCCCGCACAGGGACAGGACGCCTATCAGATGCCTCGAGACTGGCAGAACGCGGAGGAACCACCGTTGTCCGAGGGTCATCTGCTGGGGACCACCCAGACCGGGGGGGACGTTCTCTACGGCATCGCCTGGGGATCGCGGCTGTCGATCGGATTATCGATTGCCGTCGTAACGGTGACGGCGTTCATCGGAACGATCGTCGGCGGCGTCGCCGGGTTCGTCGGCGGTTGGGTAGACGACTTGCTCATGCGGGTCGTCGACGCTCTCATCGCTATTCCACCGTTGATCTTCGCGCTGGCGTTCGTCGTCGCCGTAGGGCCGGCTTACCAGAACATTGCGATCGCGTTGATGGTCATGATGTGGGGCTCGTACGCGCGCATCATTCGCGGCGAGGTCATCCACGTCAAGAACAACGAATACGTCGACGCGGCTCGCGTCGCTGGCGTGAGCGAGCTCTCGCTATTCGTCCGCGACGTGTTACCGAACGCGATCCCGCCGATCTTCGTCCAGTCGACGCTTTACTTCGGTCGTGTCGTCCTGATCGCCGCCAGTCTCGCCTTCATCGGCCTGGCACAACCGGGCATTACCGAGTGGGGCGTCATGATTTCGAACGGCCAGAGTGACCTCGTCGCCGGCCGCTGGTGGACCTCGGTCTTCCCGGGCATCGCGATCTTCCTGTGGGCGTTTGGCTGGAACATGATTGGAGACGGACTCCGCGACGTCCTCGACCCGCGCGCGCTCTCTGAATAG
- a CDS encoding M24 family metallopeptidase, producing the protein MARYRLGQQNDRQAYYERFDDAEFDRRYAAVRELLEERDLKALVVYGDGGFHADTIGYLLDYRPPFATYLLVFADPDEPTTVLVGISNHVQYVRESSVAEDVDTMLPDPAGTVIDRLREAGVDGDRIGLSTGDPRYGLSVPHDHAMQFEANLDGELVDVTADVTRLISVTGPAEREVLGRSATLLDEAMTAFETALEPGVTERELAGVLADACAKAGGALGATFISSAPQESAGPGEPLPWKQPSARTVEEGDVVTTEISAGFRGYKTQIHRPYVVDSEPSREYADAFAVARETYDGILDALQPGNTARDVADAMAPLEHSPYKNYDVLVHGYGSGYRHPFIGVEESNYWPGIDDSLTETWTFEPGQVIVVQPNVATPDERVGLQFGTTVVIREDGPENLQTYPAEFVRV; encoded by the coding sequence ATGGCACGATACAGACTGGGTCAACAGAACGACCGCCAGGCCTACTACGAGCGCTTCGACGACGCGGAGTTCGACCGCCGCTATGCCGCCGTTCGAGAACTCCTTGAGGAGCGCGACCTGAAGGCGCTCGTCGTCTACGGCGACGGCGGGTTCCACGCCGACACGATCGGATACCTGCTCGACTACCGGCCGCCGTTCGCGACGTACCTGCTCGTCTTCGCGGACCCCGACGAGCCGACGACCGTCCTCGTCGGCATCAGCAACCACGTTCAGTACGTTCGGGAATCCAGCGTTGCCGAAGACGTCGATACGATGCTCCCCGACCCGGCCGGGACGGTTATCGATCGGCTTCGCGAGGCGGGCGTCGACGGCGACCGGATCGGCCTCTCGACCGGCGATCCCCGATACGGCCTCTCCGTCCCGCACGACCACGCGATGCAGTTCGAGGCCAATCTCGATGGCGAACTCGTCGACGTCACCGCGGACGTCACCCGGCTCATCAGCGTCACCGGTCCGGCCGAACGCGAGGTGCTCGGCCGTTCGGCGACCCTCCTGGACGAGGCGATGACCGCCTTCGAGACGGCGCTCGAGCCCGGCGTCACGGAGCGAGAACTGGCCGGCGTCCTCGCCGACGCCTGCGCGAAAGCGGGCGGGGCTCTCGGTGCGACGTTTATTTCCTCGGCTCCGCAGGAGAGCGCGGGACCGGGTGAACCACTCCCGTGGAAACAACCGTCCGCTCGGACGGTTGAGGAGGGCGATGTCGTCACCACAGAGATTTCGGCGGGCTTCAGGGGCTACAAGACGCAGATTCACCGACCCTACGTCGTCGATTCGGAACCGTCTCGCGAGTACGCCGACGCGTTCGCCGTCGCTCGAGAGACGTACGACGGCATCCTCGACGCCCTTCAACCGGGAAACACTGCCAGGGACGTCGCCGACGCGATGGCGCCCCTCGAGCACTCGCCCTACAAGAACTACGACGTGCTGGTTCACGGTTACGGGAGCGGCTATCGCCACCCCTTCATCGGCGTCGAGGAATCGAACTACTGGCCCGGTATCGACGATTCACTCACGGAAACGTGGACCTTCGAACCCGGACAGGTCATCGTCGTCCAGCCAAACGTCGCCACGCCGGACGAACGGGTCGGCCTGCAGTTCGGGACGACCGTCGTCATTCGCGAGGACGGGCCGGAAAATCTCCAGACGTACCCGGCCGAGTTCGTCCGGGTCTGA
- a CDS encoding ABC transporter ATP-binding protein: protein MSTSDLQMDERTDSTESNVMVLGFGLKKYYPIRAGILNRHVGDVQAVDGVDLRIESGQTVGLVGESGCGKSTLARLLVRLDEPTDGHIYFDVPSDVADEITDLETVDHRSDAEQDRLETLREEYEINSLRDDRQADFRRNAQFVFQNPTSSLNPRQLIKDIVARPLKLHTELSIDEREARVVDLLKEVGLGEDFMYRYPHMLSGGQKQRVAIARSLAPNPSLVVLDEPTSALDVSVQAQILNLLEDLQEKHGLTFLCITHDLGVIRHMADEISVMYLGQIVERTSTDRLFSAPKHPYTEALISSSPAIETNEVIHLEGDVPEPENPPTGCRFHTRCHKVESFCGWSGRDLYDLLDRHAGEEGELRRLYDGIESTSFDGYEAAFDFADDVDVDRAYHVLTGESDHLRAHKPMLFDAIRSADASNRQVTIQFQQVDQPALRLDEENHAVACYLYK from the coding sequence ATGAGCACTAGCGACCTACAGATGGACGAACGAACCGATAGCACGGAGTCGAACGTGATGGTCCTCGGGTTCGGCCTCAAGAAGTACTACCCCATCCGGGCGGGAATCCTGAACCGCCACGTCGGTGACGTACAGGCGGTCGACGGGGTCGACCTTCGAATCGAGAGCGGGCAAACGGTCGGACTCGTCGGCGAAAGCGGGTGTGGGAAGTCGACGCTGGCCCGACTGCTGGTCAGGCTCGACGAACCGACCGACGGCCACATCTACTTCGACGTTCCCAGCGACGTCGCCGACGAAATTACCGACCTCGAGACCGTCGACCACCGCTCCGATGCCGAACAGGACCGCCTCGAGACGCTTCGCGAGGAGTACGAGATAAATTCCCTGCGCGACGATAGACAGGCCGATTTCCGTCGCAACGCGCAGTTCGTCTTCCAGAATCCAACGTCGTCGCTGAACCCGCGCCAGTTGATCAAGGACATCGTCGCCCGGCCGCTCAAACTCCACACCGAGCTGTCGATCGACGAGCGGGAGGCTCGCGTGGTCGACTTGCTCAAGGAGGTCGGTCTGGGCGAGGACTTCATGTACCGGTACCCGCACATGCTCTCGGGCGGCCAGAAACAGCGTGTCGCGATCGCGCGGTCGCTCGCTCCGAACCCGTCGCTCGTGGTCCTCGACGAGCCGACGAGCGCGCTGGACGTGAGCGTCCAGGCGCAGATCCTCAACCTGCTTGAGGACCTGCAGGAGAAACACGGGTTGACGTTCCTCTGTATCACGCACGACCTCGGTGTCATCCGGCATATGGCGGACGAGATTTCCGTGATGTACCTCGGACAGATCGTGGAGCGGACGTCGACCGATCGGCTCTTTTCGGCCCCGAAACACCCCTACACCGAGGCGCTGATCTCCTCGAGTCCGGCGATCGAGACGAACGAGGTTATCCACCTCGAGGGAGACGTTCCGGAACCGGAGAATCCGCCGACCGGGTGCCGGTTCCACACTCGGTGTCACAAGGTGGAGTCGTTCTGTGGCTGGAGCGGACGGGACCTGTACGACCTGCTCGACCGCCACGCCGGCGAGGAGGGCGAGTTGAGACGGCTCTACGACGGGATCGAATCGACGTCGTTCGACGGCTACGAAGCCGCGTTCGACTTCGCCGACGACGTCGACGTCGACCGGGCATACCACGTGTTGACCGGGGAATCCGACCATCTCCGTGCACACAAGCCGATGCTGTTCGACGCGATCAGGTCGGCCGACGCATCGAACCGGCAGGTAACGATCCAGTTCCAGCAGGTCGACCAGCCCGCGTTGCGTCTGGACGAGGAGAATCACGCGGTCGCGTGTTACCTCTACAAGTGA
- a CDS encoding ABC transporter permease — MEVRDYVIRRILYLVPTIFLVTLITFGLTRISGVPIGAYVNVASGQEQVEAAREMYGLDEPLWKQYLIWMRGILTGNWGWSTEASAPVTSALLQKAPASFELAIAGIIVAGIISITLGTLAGKYQDTWIDHFSRALAIGGMSTPQFWAGLMLILVGYVYLGWFPLGRSDPAIYATISHPTGFYTLDALLNANLAAFWDAVWHLFLPALTIGYAESAVITRHLRSEIVEKKREEYADAARARGVKEGIVFAKHIRRNALIPTVTVAGLSFAFLLRGIVVVELVFAWPGLGRWVANAAVAGDAPAIMGFILLVGVSTILVNLGVDVTYAYLDPRVELGE, encoded by the coding sequence ATGGAAGTTCGAGACTACGTAATCAGACGTATCCTATACCTCGTGCCCACAATCTTTCTCGTTACGCTGATAACGTTCGGACTAACCCGTATCTCGGGGGTGCCGATCGGAGCATACGTAAACGTCGCCTCCGGCCAGGAACAGGTCGAGGCCGCGCGAGAGATGTACGGGCTGGACGAACCGCTGTGGAAGCAGTACCTCATCTGGATGCGAGGGATACTCACGGGCAACTGGGGGTGGTCAACCGAAGCGTCCGCCCCGGTCACCTCCGCGTTGCTCCAGAAGGCGCCTGCCTCGTTCGAACTGGCGATCGCCGGCATCATCGTGGCCGGTATCATCAGCATAACCCTGGGGACCCTGGCCGGCAAGTACCAGGACACCTGGATCGATCACTTCTCGCGTGCGCTCGCGATAGGTGGCATGTCGACCCCGCAGTTCTGGGCCGGTCTCATGTTAATCCTGGTCGGCTACGTCTACCTGGGATGGTTCCCGCTCGGCCGTTCCGACCCTGCTATCTACGCGACGATATCGCACCCGACCGGCTTCTACACGCTCGACGCCCTGTTGAACGCGAACCTGGCTGCGTTCTGGGACGCCGTCTGGCACCTGTTCCTCCCGGCACTGACGATCGGTTACGCCGAGTCGGCCGTGATCACCCGCCATCTTCGCTCCGAAATTGTCGAGAAGAAACGCGAGGAGTACGCCGACGCGGCTCGCGCTCGCGGCGTCAAAGAGGGAATCGTGTTCGCGAAACACATTCGTCGAAACGCGCTGATTCCGACCGTCACGGTCGCCGGACTGAGTTTCGCGTTCCTCTTGCGTGGAATCGTCGTCGTCGAACTGGTCTTCGCCTGGCCGGGGCTGGGGAGGTGGGTCGCTAACGCCGCGGTTGCCGGCGACGCACCGGCTATCATGGGCTTTATCTTGCTCGTCGGGGTGTCGACGATCCTCGTCAACCTCGGCGTGGACGTCACGTACGCGTATCTCGACCCGCGGGTCGAACTGGGTGAATAA